From a single Lolium rigidum isolate FL_2022 chromosome 7, APGP_CSIRO_Lrig_0.1, whole genome shotgun sequence genomic region:
- the LOC124676915 gene encoding high molecular mass early light-inducible protein HV58, chloroplastic-like yields MATMVALSSFTGAAVVGRSAARSSLAPRRRALVVRAQTEPEMDPSKETASASTSSPTPISSPTPTRTPAAPKPKANPSVWDALAFSGPAPERINGRLAMVGFVAALSVEAARGGGLLDQAGSGAGLGWFLTTAALFSVASMVPLLQGQTVESKSSGIWSADAELWNGRFAMLGLVALAATEFITGTPFVNV; encoded by the exons ATGGCAACCATGGTGGCCTTGAGCTCCTTCACCGGCGCCGCCGTTGTCGGGCGCTCCGCAGCCCGGTCGTCTCTAGCACCGCGCCGGCGCGCCCTCGTTGTCAGGGCCCAGACCGAG CCGGAAATGGATCCTTCCAAGgagacggcgagcgcatcgacctCCTCCCCAACCCCAATCTCAAGCCCGACCCCGACCCGGACCCCGGCGGCACCCAAACCCAAGGCTAACCCCTCGGTGTGGGACGCGCTCGCCTTCAGCGGCCCGGCGCCGGAGCGCATCAACGGCCGGCTCGCCATGGTGGGCTTCGTGGCGGCGCTCTCCGTGGAAGCGGCGCGCGGTGGCGGGCTCCTCGACCAGGCTGGCAGCGGCGCCGGACTGGGCTGGTTCCTGACAACCGCGGCGCTGTTCTCCGTGGCGTCGATGGTCCCGCTGCTTCAGGGCCAGACCGTCGAGAGCAAGTCCAGCGGCATCTGGAGCGCCGACGCCGAGCTCTGGAACGGCCGCTTCGCCATGCTCGGACTCGTCGCGCTCGCCGCCACCGAGTTCATCACCGGCACGCCCTTCGTCAATGTCTAA
- the LOC124677210 gene encoding high molecular mass early light-inducible protein HV58, chloroplastic-like: MATMVAVSSFAGAAVVGLSAARSSLAPRRRVLVVRAQTEPEMDPSKETASASTSSPSPISSPTPTPAAPKPKVNPSVWDALAFSGPAPERINGRLAMVGFVAALSVEAARGGGLLDQAGSGAGLGWFLTTAALFSVASMVPLLQGQTVESKSSGIWSADAELLNGRFAMLGLVALAATEFITGTPFVNV; encoded by the exons ATGGCAACCATGGTCGCCGTAAGCTCCTTCGCCGGTGCCGCCGTTGTCGGCCTCTCTGCAGCCCGGTCGTCCCTGGCGCCGCGCCGGCGCGTCCTCGTTGTCAGGGCCCAGACCGAG CCGGAAATGGACCCGAGCAAGGAGACGGCGAGCGCATCAACCTCTTCCCCAAGCCCAATCTCAAGCCCGACCCCGACCCCGGCAGCACCCAAGCCCAAGGTTAACCCCTCGGTATGGGACGCGCTCGCCTTCAGCGGCCCGGCGCCGGAGCGCATCAACGGCCGGCTCGCCATGGTGGGCTTCGTGGCGGCGCTCTCCGTCGAGGCGGcgcgcggtggtggtcttctcgaCCAGGCTGGCAGCGGCGCCGGACTGGGGTGGTTCCTGACAACCGCGGCGCTGTTCTCCGTGGCGTCGATGGTCCCGCTGCTGCAGGGCCAGACCGTCGAGAGCAAGTCCAGCGGCATCTGGAGCGCCGACGCCGAGCTCTTGAACGGCCGATTCGCCATGCTTGGACTCGTCGCGCTCGCCGCCACCGAGTTCATCACGGGCACGCCCTTCGTCAACGTCTAA